The Xanthomonas sontii genome contains a region encoding:
- a CDS encoding response regulator gives MSALRGLRILVVENDEMNATLLELQLAQAGAEVVGIAASVQQALALIDSERPDRAVLDFRLSAGETSEPVARALSERGTPFVLATGVAADALPPGFAAGVVLTKPYLSEQLIKALQDAHAKTTARP, from the coding sequence ATGTCGGCATTGCGGGGCCTGCGTATCCTGGTGGTCGAGAACGACGAAATGAACGCCACGCTGCTGGAGTTGCAGCTTGCCCAGGCCGGTGCCGAGGTGGTCGGCATCGCCGCATCCGTGCAGCAGGCCCTTGCGCTGATCGACAGCGAGCGCCCGGACCGGGCGGTGCTCGACTTCCGCCTCTCCGCCGGCGAGACCAGCGAACCGGTGGCCCGGGCGCTCAGCGAACGTGGCACCCCCTTCGTGCTCGCCACCGGCGTGGCCGCCGACGCGCTCCCTCCCGGTTTCGCCGCCGGTGTGGTGCTGACCAAGCCGTACCTGTCCGAACAGCTGATCAAGGCATTGCAGGACGCTCACGCCAAGACGACCGCGCGCCCCTGA